The window CCATCTTCGCCATGGGCTCGGCGAGCGGCGCCTTGCGCATCTGGTCGGCAAACATACGGAACTGCTGGAGCTTTTGAGGCTCTTCGACGTCGGCGCTCGTATCGAGCAACACCAGCCCCGCAATCCGCTCTGGCCGGTGAAGCGCCATGCGCATCCCGGTCATCCCGCCCTGAGAGAGCCCCACCCAGTGGAAACGCTCGATTCCCAGCGCGTCGGCAACGGCAAAGACATCGTCGCGATAGTCTTCCAGCGTGAAGGGCTCGCTCACTGCTGCGGAGCGCCCATGGCCGCGAAAATCGATCGAGATGCAGCGGTATTTCTCCGAGAGTGCCGCCACCTGCGGTGCGAACATATCACCGTCAAGCAGCAGGGAGTGGCCCATCAGCACAGGAAAGCCCTCGCCCTGCTCGGCGTAGTGGAACGTGAGTCGGTTGGCTTCAAGCATCGGCATGGCTCAGGCCTCAGCTGCCAGGCCCGTGCCGCTCTGGTCGTCACTGCCACCGCGAAGCGAGCGTTTGAGGACCTTGCCCAGCGCGTTTCGCGGCAATTCGGCCATGAACTCGATCTGGCGCGGCCGTTTATAGTCGGCGAGACGATCTTCACAGAACTTCGCGATGTCGTCTTCAGAGAGATTTGCTCCCGGACGCGCGACGATGCAGGCCTTGATGTCCTCTCCGAGCACATCGTGCGGCACTCCAATGACGGCCACTTCGAGAATCTCGGGATGTTCATGCAGGGCGGCCTCAATCTCAACGGGATAGACATTGAAACCGCCGCG is drawn from Chrysiogenia bacterium and contains these coding sequences:
- a CDS encoding alpha/beta fold hydrolase, which encodes MPMLEANRLTFHYAEQGEGFPVLMGHSLLLDGDMFAPQVAALSEKYRCISIDFRGHGRSAAVSEPFTLEDYRDDVFAVADALGIERFHWVGLSQGGMTGMRMALHRPERIAGLVLLDTSADVEEPQKLQQFRMFADQMRKAPLAEPMAKMALAMTFFTQDFLAENPGIESAYAQKLMGNDGESIYHATMAVIERVSILDQLAAIKLPTLIMVGERDTATTPEKSRQIHERISDSAFKTIPGAAHISTLENPDFVNEQLLTFFAGWEA